One Qiania dongpingensis genomic window carries:
- a CDS encoding D-2-hydroxyacid dehydrogenase encodes MKIVVLDGYTENPGDLSWSGLEALGELKVYDRTPEEEIVKRIGNAEIVITNKTPVSADTMEKCPSIRYIGVLATGYNVIDTDTAKAKGIVVSNIPTYGTDAVGQFAIALLLEICHHIGHHSEAVHKGRWENNKDWCFWDYPLIELAGKTMGIVGYGRIGQTTGRIAQSMGMKVLAYDAYKNPALENENCRYAELDEVLSQSDVIALHCPLFPSTEGMINKDTIAKMKDGVIILNNSRGPLIVEQDLADALVNRKVYAAGLDVVSTEPIRGDNPLLNAPNCIITPHISWAPKESRQRLMDIAVNNVKAFLDGEPVNVVNK; translated from the coding sequence ATGAAAATTGTTGTATTAGATGGTTATACAGAAAATCCTGGTGATCTGAGCTGGAGCGGCCTTGAGGCGCTGGGTGAATTAAAGGTATATGACAGGACTCCTGAGGAAGAGATTGTAAAGAGAATCGGAAACGCAGAAATCGTGATCACCAACAAAACGCCTGTTTCTGCGGATACCATGGAGAAATGCCCTTCCATCCGTTATATCGGAGTTCTGGCGACTGGTTACAATGTGATCGATACCGATACGGCAAAAGCAAAGGGGATTGTGGTCAGCAATATCCCTACCTACGGAACGGATGCGGTAGGCCAGTTCGCCATCGCACTCCTTTTGGAGATCTGCCACCATATCGGGCATCACAGTGAAGCCGTACATAAGGGACGCTGGGAAAACAACAAGGACTGGTGTTTCTGGGATTATCCGCTGATTGAGCTGGCAGGCAAAACCATGGGTATCGTAGGTTATGGAAGGATTGGCCAGACTACCGGCAGGATCGCACAGTCCATGGGGATGAAGGTCCTGGCATATGACGCGTATAAGAATCCCGCTTTGGAAAATGAGAACTGCCGTTACGCAGAACTGGACGAGGTTCTTTCCCAGTCGGATGTGATCGCCCTCCACTGCCCGCTGTTCCCTTCCACAGAAGGAATGATCAATAAAGATACCATTGCGAAGATGAAAGACGGCGTGATCATCCTGAACAATTCCAGAGGACCGCTCATCGTAGAGCAGGATCTGGCTGACGCGCTGGTAAACCGTAAGGTATACGCTGCCGGCCTGGATGTGGTCTCCACAGAACCTATCCGCGGCGACAATCCGCTTCTGAACGCACCAAACTGCATTATCACGCCTCATATCTCATGGGCGCCCAAGGAGTCCAGACAGAGGCTTATGGATATTGCTGTAAATAATGTAAAGGCATTTTTGGACGGAGAGCCGGTCAACGTAGTGAACAAATAA
- a CDS encoding HpcH/HpaI aldolase family protein: MKENKLRYLLDNNLPSVATRVESVWPTIVEIVGSTGKYDYIEFVAEYAPYNLSDFENICRATELYNMSSMIKVDFQNRAFVAQKAMASGFQSVLLVDHKTPDEVRESLHVLKPDRPQDMGRFGYPNSRWIGYQPHNAQMDYADMVKNTVVALMIEKKEAMDNIEEICSIPGVDMVQFGPSDYSMSCGYNMKDHLDECKAAERKMIEVALKHGVQPRCEIYTAEDAQYYIDLGVKHFCIGDELKIVTTYWSQTGEAMRAAADKLK, encoded by the coding sequence ATGAAGGAGAACAAGCTGCGTTATTTGTTGGACAATAATCTTCCGTCCGTTGCGACCAGAGTGGAGAGCGTATGGCCGACAATCGTGGAAATCGTAGGAAGCACAGGAAAATATGACTACATTGAGTTTGTAGCGGAATATGCACCCTATAACTTGTCCGATTTTGAAAATATCTGCCGTGCTACAGAGCTTTACAACATGTCATCCATGATCAAAGTGGATTTCCAGAACCGCGCTTTTGTGGCACAGAAGGCAATGGCTTCCGGATTCCAGTCCGTACTGCTGGTAGACCACAAGACTCCCGACGAGGTGAGAGAGTCTCTGCATGTTCTGAAACCCGACAGGCCTCAGGATATGGGCAGATTCGGATATCCCAACAGCCGCTGGATTGGATATCAGCCTCATAATGCACAGATGGATTATGCTGACATGGTAAAAAATACCGTAGTTGCTCTGATGATCGAGAAGAAAGAGGCGATGGATAACATCGAGGAAATCTGCTCCATCCCCGGAGTTGACATGGTACAGTTCGGACCTTCCGATTATTCCATGAGCTGCGGCTATAATATGAAGGATCACCTTGACGAGTGCAAGGCTGCTGAGAGAAAGATGATCGAAGTTGCCCTGAAGCATGGCGTTCAGCCCAGATGTGAGATTTATACGGCTGAAGACGCACAGTACTACATTGACCTGGGCGTTAAGCATTTCTGCATCGGCGACGAGCTGAAGATTGTCACCACTTACTGGTCACAGACCGGCGAGGCTATGCGCGCGGCGGCAGATAAACTGAAATAA
- a CDS encoding glycerate kinase, with amino-acid sequence MKIILAPDSFKGSLTSAQVIEKIEAAAMRNFPGCEVVKFPIADGGEGTVDALVGVAKGEFRSVTVKGPLGSPVEAKYGIIHKDTAVIEMAAADGLPLIPEKERDLLRASSFGTGQVIREALETGYRKIIIAVGGSATNDGGIGAMTALGMEFLDKEGNVLEPIGGNLALIADYRTDSLCPELAEAEITVMCDVDNPLIGPHGATYVYGPQKGGTEEILAALEAGMINYADVIRKKSGMAFHEMPGAGAAGGISTALVAFAGAKLRSGISVVLEASEFEKSLDGADLVVTGEGRLDTQSVRGKVIHGIGSACKPKGVPVVALVGGMTDGADAIYQFGVNSVMVIVNGVMDLEQAIADAGKLLEDAADRMFRMIKIGKTL; translated from the coding sequence ATGAAAATAATACTGGCACCGGACTCGTTTAAGGGTTCCCTGACGTCAGCTCAGGTTATAGAAAAGATAGAAGCGGCCGCCATGCGGAATTTTCCGGGCTGTGAGGTCGTGAAGTTTCCCATTGCGGACGGCGGGGAAGGTACTGTGGATGCCCTGGTCGGAGTGGCAAAGGGAGAATTCCGCTCCGTGACGGTAAAAGGCCCATTGGGAAGCCCCGTAGAAGCAAAGTATGGAATCATACATAAGGATACGGCTGTGATCGAGATGGCCGCCGCTGACGGACTGCCTTTGATACCGGAGAAAGAGAGAGATCTGCTCCGGGCTTCGTCCTTTGGGACCGGGCAGGTGATCCGGGAGGCTTTGGAGACGGGATATCGTAAGATCATCATCGCGGTAGGAGGAAGCGCCACCAATGACGGGGGCATAGGAGCCATGACTGCCTTGGGGATGGAATTCCTGGATAAAGAGGGGAATGTTCTGGAGCCCATTGGAGGAAATCTGGCGTTGATCGCGGATTATCGGACGGACAGCCTCTGTCCGGAGCTTGCGGAAGCAGAGATCACGGTGATGTGCGATGTGGACAATCCGCTCATAGGACCCCATGGGGCGACTTATGTCTATGGCCCTCAAAAGGGCGGGACAGAAGAGATTCTCGCGGCATTGGAAGCAGGGATGATAAATTACGCAGATGTCATCAGAAAAAAATCGGGTATGGCTTTCCACGAGATGCCGGGAGCCGGCGCAGCCGGCGGGATCAGCACTGCATTGGTGGCCTTTGCAGGAGCAAAGCTGCGTTCTGGGATTTCCGTGGTGCTGGAAGCCAGCGAATTTGAAAAGAGTCTGGACGGCGCAGATCTGGTGGTGACCGGAGAAGGAAGGCTTGATACGCAGTCTGTCCGGGGGAAGGTGATCCACGGCATAGGAAGCGCATGTAAGCCGAAGGGCGTGCCGGTTGTCGCGCTTGTGGGGGGGATGACCGACGGCGCGGACGCCATATATCAGTTTGGTGTCAATTCTGTCATGGTGATCGTAAACGGCGTGATGGATCTGGAACAGGCCATTGCGGACGCCGGAAAACTTCTGGAGGACGCCGCGGACAGGATGTTCCGTATGATAAAGATTGGAAAAACTCTGTAA
- a CDS encoding phosphoglycerate dehydrogenase produces the protein MKNKILISVPHYEERCTEGVKILEDNNCELIITQNGRPYTFEELKEIIGDIDAVIAGVDTWDAAVFEHAKKLKGIARFGIGVDNFNLEDMKKYGIHASNTPGINRNSVAEHAVTLMLSVIRNVPQLNRTTREGAWARFITHELKGQTVGLLGFGGIARSVAEKLKPFGVEIIAFDTYPNYEEAERLGVTLCSMDDVIEKSDIISIHVPCTDETRGLINKDTISRMKDGVYLINTARGPIVREDDLYEALKSGKIAGHGTDVFEKEPVDLNHPLFSLDNYICTPHTAAESYENYALTGVATAKAVVAMLNGEAPEHQLV, from the coding sequence ATGAAAAATAAGATATTAATTTCTGTACCCCATTATGAAGAGCGGTGTACAGAGGGCGTTAAGATACTGGAAGACAACAATTGTGAGCTCATCATCACGCAGAACGGGCGTCCCTATACCTTTGAGGAACTGAAGGAGATCATCGGGGATATTGACGCGGTGATTGCCGGCGTGGATACCTGGGATGCCGCTGTGTTTGAACATGCGAAGAAGCTCAAAGGCATCGCGCGGTTTGGAATCGGCGTGGACAACTTTAATCTGGAGGATATGAAAAAATATGGAATCCATGCTTCCAACACACCGGGGATCAACCGGAATTCCGTGGCGGAGCATGCGGTCACGCTTATGCTGAGTGTGATCCGAAATGTCCCCCAGCTCAACAGGACCACGCGGGAAGGCGCATGGGCGCGGTTTATCACCCATGAACTGAAAGGCCAGACGGTAGGTCTCCTCGGATTCGGCGGAATCGCCAGGAGTGTTGCTGAGAAGCTGAAACCTTTTGGCGTGGAAATCATCGCGTTTGATACATATCCCAACTATGAAGAAGCGGAAAGACTGGGCGTTACCTTGTGCTCTATGGACGATGTGATTGAGAAGAGCGATATCATCTCCATTCATGTGCCCTGTACTGATGAAACAAGGGGCCTGATCAACAAGGATACTATTTCCCGCATGAAGGACGGCGTTTACCTGATCAATACGGCCCGCGGCCCCATCGTCAGGGAAGACGACCTGTATGAAGCGCTCAAGTCTGGAAAGATAGCCGGACATGGTACGGATGTGTTTGAAAAAGAACCTGTGGATCTGAACCATCCTTTATTTAGCCTGGATAATTATATCTGCACTCCCCATACGGCGGCAGAATCCTATGAAAACTATGCTCTGACCGGCGTGGCCACGGCGAAAGCCGTAGTTGCCATGTTAAATGGCGAGGCGCCGGAGCATCAGCTCGTATAA